atatctgatattaaattataattttttaatttaatcgtGTTACTGTGATTAATGCACTTTATTTGAAGAACTATGAAACTGATTGTGTGACAAAGAGAGCATaaggattttattttatgatattctTCACTATAATCGCTTTTTTGATACTTTATTCCTTGCGTTACTTGGTCTTACATTACATTGCActttttgaatattttctttgtttgcatTCCGGGTGAATCCATCAAGGAGGAAATTATGGCCTGATATTCTGccactaataaatattttgggAATGAATTTATCGCAGTCAATGgcttataaaatcaaattaggttaaataagtttttttcttcaaaattgaCATGTTTgcaattaaaactttttattaaagATATCAATTTCCGTACGAATTTgttttaaaacaagaaaaagtaaTTTAGCATCATTAAATTTAAGGTCTACTGAACATGACAATGTCATAAAAcgggtttttttttctttcggtGCGAAAACGAAAGCTAATGCAAGGAGAAGACAACCAAGTTTACGCCGTAAATTGCGCCTatcatttttctacttttttggAAGCCCAACATCACCAAAATAACTACTACTAGTATTAAACTACAgaattatatagaaaatttaataacaagttggtattaaattataattaacataacctttgttgtaaaattaaaaatgtattaccCAATTGATTTAACTATGAGTtatttaataactaaataaaaaaaataacgttTTCACAAGTCACGGGGCAAGTAATTTTAACCACACGTTTTGTCTTTTTTCAACGGCCGTGATTACGGACCCACAGTGACCGTGACACGTGAGGTTTGTGGTGCTTCTCCTTCGACTTCCACTCTTCACTAGGCCCACTCTCTTGAGTCTCATCTTGTTCGAGTTCAACCACCACGTTACCACCATCTCAGTGTGCTTTTATGGCATTTCAATATTTCAATCGCCATCCAGTGTTCCACACTTTTTAAGAGTAACAAATCAcgctaattatttttatttttaataagtttcCTAACTTACCCCACAAAGAAGGACATAATCTAGGCATTTAAAAGCCCACATCGTGAAGGCAGGGAAAAGCGAGAGTGAGTGAAGTTGAGAGAATGGCGGTGCTTCGTGGGTTgcttttggttttctttgttcTGTATGTGAGTAAAGTGCTCCATGTAGAAGCAGATGATGGTGGTGGGTTTGTGAAAACAAGAGGAGTGCAACTTACACTGAATGGAAGCCCCTTCTATGCTAATGGCTTCAATGCCTATTGGCTTATGTACATTGCCTCTGATCCTTCTCAGAGAAACAAAGTCTCTTCAGCCTTTCAACAGGCTTCAAATCATGGACTCAACATAGCCAGAACTTGGGCTTTCAGTGATGGCGGCTACAAGCCCTTACAATACTCTCCTGGATCCTACGACGAACAAGTTTTCCAGGTTAGTTTCTCACTTTTCAATTTCACTACAACGgaatattaatcaaatttagtGATTACAAGACTTCATCTATCTAACTCACGCCGTGTTGtaatttaagtctaatttaattttataaaatcagcTTTTAAGTGAAATCTGTACTTCTTATTTTGAACTTCCAACAGATGATGATATTTTCCCTCTGTTAACTCTGTTTTCTTGGATTGAGAATAAAAGGGATTGGATTTCGCAATAGCGGAAGCAAGAAAATACGGGATCAAGCTGGTTCTGAGTTTGGTGAATAACTATGAGAACATGGGTGGCAAGAAACAGTACGTAGAATGGGCAAGGAGTCAGGGACAGTCCATAAATTCTGAAGATGACTTCTTCACAAATCCTGTGGCCAAGGGATTCTACAAAAACCATATCAAGGTAAAtgatctttttattttgttttcgttATTGTTATCCTTGTTGATGAAACAAGCTTCAACAAAATAGGATGGGTGCTGTGCGATCGAGATAGAAAGTAATGACTCTGAGAATAATTTGTCATCTACACagggaaaaaaaaactaagattGTGAAATATGTGGTTTGTTGTGTTTTCTTTAAAGTTTTAGCaatcatgttttttttccttgataaaaaaaaaagataagcaaagaagaatgaaaaaagagttaaagacaAATTATTGTAGTTAAACGACGTATTGTTGTCCTAAAGATTCTACAACAGAGTCCAACACAATTGATTTtgttgtaaatattttgatgtatttataaaatcttACCGAGAATTCATGTTCGCAAGTTACACCTTTACCTAAAAAGTCTTTCATTATTGCCttagattataattttaaaaaatgtttataaataaaagcattaaagtttatttttaatattatttattcctAAAATTGCACTCAACGTGTGGAATGAATGGCTTGTATACAGAAGAATTGGTACTACTGGTGAAAAAAAGAGATGTAACATTGGAGTTTGTTTTATGTGAGTGTTTTATAGGCTGTTCTTACAAGACGTAACAGCATCACTGGAATTGCATACAAAGACGATCCAACTATAATGGCTTGGGAACTTATGAATGAGATTAGGTGCCCTTCTGATCAATCAGGAAAAACAGTTCAGGTAAATGCATAATTCCGTTTCCcaaatcaatttattaattgCTCAATTCCGTTTTAAAACTCTATAAATGCATAATTTCATCTAGTGAAGTTCTTGAACATGGATTGCAtgttaatattgttaattattttttgattttttgatAACTATAGTACTTTCACTTCGTATTTTTCGTAGTTTAGTCGTTGTCAATGTACAAACAATATGCAATTATAGATAATCTGTGTACATGTGTAATGTATTGCTTGGAAAAttgtaaatatacatataatttacTAGGAAAAATGTAATACATGTTCTATCATCTTTTacgtaattttaatttttaagaattattcATTCTGACAGGCTTGGATTTCTGAGATGGCATCTTACCTGAAATCCATAGATGGAAACCACTTGCTGGAAGCAGGTTTGGAGGGTTTCTACGGCCAGTCAAAGCTTCAGTCCAATCCAAACTTCAATGTTGGAACTGATTTCATCGCAAACAACCAAATCCCCGGCATCGATTTCGCAACAGTTCACTCCTACCCAGACCAATGGTTAgactttttatttcaatttctcaCTTTTGAGAAGATTTCAATCAACAAAATTGCTATATGAAAAATTCAGATCAGTTGTGTACAAGATTTCCATTTTGTCGTTAAAGCTGAATGGGTCGTGTTTACTTTGCAGGCTATCGAGTTCAGGTTATGAAGAACAAATATCATTCTTAGAGCGGTGGGTGGATGAGCACATCCAAGATGCGCAGAACACTCTTCACAAGCCAGTTCTCTTTGCGGAGTTCGGTATTTCCACAAAAAGCTTCGGTGGCAACTCATCACCAAGGGATCGGTTATTCAACACGGTTTATTCAGCAATATACTCATCCGCAAGTAGTGGTGGTGCTGCTGTTGGTGGCTTGTTCTGGCAGCTTCTAGCTCAAGGAATGGATTCCTTTCGAGATGGTTACGAGGTGGTCTTAGATGAAAGCCCCTCAACGGCTACTTTGATCGCTCAACAGTCTCAAAAACTAAACCACATTCGCAAGATGTACGCCAGACTCAGAAACATCGAGAAATGGAATAGAGCTAAGGAAATCAGAGGCTCACAATGGCGTGTCGGTGCTAACGTTGGAAACTGAGTTATATGTCTTAActaccaatatatatatatatatatatatatatatatatatatatatagagagagagagagagagagagagagagagagagagagagagaaagagagagagaaagttaGCAACTTTGTAACTTAATTGTGTGAGGATTGATCCTCAGAATGGAGTGTCCTAATAATTGTAGAAGGCGGAGTGGGTAGTAATTTTCGTTAAAGTATTAGATGTGTCCTACAAGTGTTATGGGCATGACTATCATTTATTGAGATATATGGAAAGAAACTTAGTAATGTACAAGCATGCGTTTCATCAAGGACTACGTCCGCAAGTGAATGTATTTATTTCTATACTATGATTACAAAGAGGCCTGTTGGATGCTTCATATAACTGTTCCATCTTTAATGGTTGCATTTTTCAGTGTAATCGTGATGCCAGATCTGATGTAGAATCCTTCCTTGGCCCTATCAGCTTCTTGGACACCCTGAGAAATCAATGATTTAAATCAGTCTAGATAAGAGTATATAAGTCTATTGCAGAAGTTTCTGAAAGCAACGTGTTGAAACACTACTCACATCTGCATTTGCGATGATAACATTCTTTCCTATCTTGGCATTCTTGTCGATTATGCaattcctttaaaaaaaatcgGGGTATCAGGAATGGATGGTtccaataattttttacattatgGCATGTAAATTGGTAAGTATGGTTTAAATGTTGTTAGAATACAGATAAGAGGAAATTCTTCACGAGACTCAATCAACCACACCTGATTTTTGTATTTTCCCCAACACCAATTGGAACCTTTCCTTCTGCCAGCAAAGATGCAATTTCTGACTCGGTCTGATAGTAATCAGCACCCATCATCATGGTatcctagataacaaaatccaaGAAGGTATAAAGCATTTATCACTGATGATCCAAAACAGAAGATAAAAAGTTGTCAATCAAGGAGGTGGAGTTGTGTTAGGGATGTTAAAAATTGATTCCTACGATTTGGAGTGGAAATGCAGTACAGATTTTGGTAATGCAGATTATTGTTTACCTGAAGCTCCACACCAGATTCTAAACGTGAGCGTACTCCCACAATAGAGTGCTGAACGCTACAGTCCCTCAAGAAGCAACCGTGAGAAATAATTGCATCCACAATCTATGAAACCAACCCATATGCAAACATTAAATCAACAGTGTCATCATGTTCAGCAGAGTCCAATCTCACAAAGCAACTTAGTAATAATTGACTGACATACCTTGCATTTTTCTACTTTAGTGGGTGGGAGGAATCTTGGGGAAGTGAAGAAAGGTGTCTTTGGAtcataaaactcaaatttaggAGGCTGCAAGTAATACcataaataactaattattgGATTACTACACTTTCCCTTTTTAATGAAAACTTGTTCAAtagtaaaaataacattttatcaACACTATATATTCAAGTCTTCTATTATCAGCAACattcaaaagaataaacaatCAATGCTTCTAAATTGTGAAAAGTTACCCAAAGTGTATAGCCATTAAAAAATTATGGGCTATTTGAAGTAACCTGTTCTGTTAGGGCGAGGTTTGCATCAAAGAAGGACTTTATAGTTCCAATATCTTCCCAGTAGTCATTGAACAAATATGCCTGAGATgcaaagggaaagaaaaaattGGCAGGTTACTGCTGGACCAAAAGAGATTACTTTGTTGGCattcaaagattttaaaaaagaacAACAACGAGAAATTCCCTCTCACCTGGACATTGTGCTCGCTCACTGCAGATGGGATAATTTCAGATCCAAAGTCATTGAATGAAGAACATTTCCATCTTAATAGTTGGAGCAGAGTTTCAGTTCTAAACACGTAGACACCCATGGATGcaatataaggatatttttctGCTTCTTGTGGCGATAACCCTAGAAGAGTGGTGTCAACACGCTGCAgtaattgaaaatttatcaGCTAGATAATAACTAGATCAAAATCTCAATTATTCAAGTAAAAGTATGTATTTTAGACTTTAGAATCAAGATACTATCAGCATACCATTGCCTTTAGATCCGATCCCTTAGGTTTTTCTGCAAACTGTACAATTCGTCCGGTTTTATCAATTTTCATCAGTCCATAG
This Vigna angularis cultivar LongXiaoDou No.4 chromosome 4, ASM1680809v1, whole genome shotgun sequence DNA region includes the following protein-coding sequences:
- the LOC108343025 gene encoding mannan endo-1,4-beta-mannosidase 7-like, which encodes MAVLRGLLLVFFVLYVSKVLHVEADDGGGFVKTRGVQLTLNGSPFYANGFNAYWLMYIASDPSQRNKVSSAFQQASNHGLNIARTWAFSDGGYKPLQYSPGSYDEQVFQGLDFAIAEARKYGIKLVLSLVNNYENMGGKKQYVEWARSQGQSINSEDDFFTNPVAKGFYKNHIKAVLTRRNSITGIAYKDDPTIMAWELMNEIRCPSDQSGKTVQAWISEMASYLKSIDGNHLLEAGLEGFYGQSKLQSNPNFNVGTDFIANNQIPGIDFATVHSYPDQWLSSSGYEEQISFLERWVDEHIQDAQNTLHKPVLFAEFGISTKSFGGNSSPRDRLFNTVYSAIYSSASSGGAAVGGLFWQLLAQGMDSFRDGYEVVLDESPSTATLIAQQSQKLNHIRKMYARLRNIEKWNRAKEIRGSQWRVGANVGN
- the LOC108343024 gene encoding glucose-1-phosphate adenylyltransferase large subunit 1, whose product is MESTRATFGGILAKVSEGTGRSRRSGFWGESTRGSGNTRFLSVQSCKTSQTSKNLRSSKPPGVARAVLTSDINEDSVAYQRVPTFETPEVNPKSVASIILGGGAGTRLFPLTGRRAKPAVPIGGCYRLIDIPMSNCINSGIRKIFILTQFNSFSLNRHLSRTYSFGNGMNFGDGFVEVLAATQTPGEAGKKWFQGTADAVRQFIWVFEDAKNKNVEHILILSGDHLYRMDYMDFVQRHVDTNADITVSCVPMDDSRASDYGLMKIDKTGRIVQFAEKPKGSDLKAMRVDTTLLGLSPQEAEKYPYIASMGVYVFRTETLLQLLRWKCSSFNDFGSEIIPSAVSEHNVQAYLFNDYWEDIGTIKSFFDANLALTEQPPKFEFYDPKTPFFTSPRFLPPTKVEKCKIVDAIISHGCFLRDCSVQHSIVGVRSRLESGVELQDTMMMGADYYQTESEIASLLAEGKVPIGVGENTKIRNCIIDKNAKIGKNVIIANADGVQEADRAKEGFYIRSGITITLKNATIKDGTVI